The following DNA comes from Candidatus Zixiibacteriota bacterium.
GTAATTGCCGGCGCCGAATCCTAATACTGTCAGGAAAATGCCCTGGTCGCGTTTTTCCTCTATCAGCTTGACAAGTCCTTCATCGCTTGAGATGCCGACATTAAAATCGCCATCAGTTGCCAGAATAACCCGGTTGTTGCCCGACTTCATGAAATTATCTTTAGCAATCTGATAAGCAAGCTTGATCCCCGCCGCGCCGGCAGTACTGCCGCCAGCTCCAAGCCTGTCGATAGCCGCCAAAATAGCATCCTTCTGGCAGCCGGGCGTTGATGGCAATTGAAGACCCGCATTACCGGCATAGGTAACGATAGCTACTCGGTCGCCCTCATCAAGTTTGTTGACCAGCAATTTAAAGGCGGATTTTAAAAGCGGCAGTTTTTCCGGCCTTTTCATCGAGCCGGAAACATCAATAAGAAAAACAAGATTGCTGGATGGCAACTCATTCATCGAAACATCTTTCCCCTGAAGGCCGATATGCGCCAGGCGATGAGTGTTATCCCAGGGGCATTCGGAGATTTCCGTAGTTATCGAAAACGGATGTTTGCCATCAGGCTGAGGGTAATCATAAGTGAAGTAGTTTATAAACTCCTCTATCCTGACTGCATTCTTTGGCGGAAAACTGCCCTTATTGATAAACCTTCTCATATTGCTGTAGGAAGCGGCATCAACATCGATGGAAAATGTTGACAGCGGCGTATCAAGGGCATTTATGAACTTGTTTTCATTGATGAAGTCGTACGCCTCATTATTATAATAAGGCGAAGGAGTTAATATCGTTGTTCGCAGTTTTGATTCGGCTGTTGTTTTAGGTATATTAGTTGAACCATAACCGCCGAGCTGGCCGCGTATTATAGTCTCATCATAAACAGAACCCGACTCACCGGCGCGCGAACTGCGAACATGCAGTTCGTCGACCTTAGACGTAGAACCTTTTTGATCTTTTGCAGCGCCTCCAATATGAATAACTGGAATAATAGCAATCTCATCTTTGCTTGCCCGGTCAACGCAGCTCACCTCGAACTTATCGATATCAGGATGTTTGCCGATGATTGCTATATTCCCAACCTCGATAGCCTCGGATACAAGCTCAAAATTCTGCTCTGCAACAGAATCGGATTGAACCAGTATTTTGGCGACAGTGAACTTGTTATAGCCAATGCAGCTGGCAATTAAAGTATATTTACCGGGCGGCACGTTTATAATAGTATAGGTCCCATCTTTCGGATTGGTATTAGTCCCCATTGTTGTTCCCTCAATCATGACTCGAGAACCGGGAATGGGCTCTTTGGTTTCGCTGTCAACAATCTTACCTGTAATCTTGCCGGTTGTACCGGCGATTGCCAAGTGACAACCTACGACAATTAAAATTAACATTGCCAGTTTGGAATGTTTCAACAGTTTCATGTGTACCTCCACATTTAAAATTAGAGTTTAACTATATTTCATATATTTGATGCAAAAGGGTTAATTTATTCGCCAGCGAATGAATCCGGATTAACTACCTTCTTTGAATTATATACAATCCAGACGGGGTAACTATTCCATTTATTTTGTAATGTCTGATTAGGCAGGTGATTATATGTGTTGTTGATTATAATATATCATTATTCTTCCCCCTTTCAATAAACTTGACAGACCGATAATAAAACTATATTTTAATAGCATAATTGTTCTTAGTGAGATTACTGGTAATTTATTATATTTTAAAGTAATCCGAATAAAGGGAACAGCTTAGGAATGTAAGCGTAAGTTAATTTAATAGTGAGGTTTTAGATATGTTTAATAATAAGGATTTTAAAGTCAAGGTCGGATTAGCCAATATGCTTAAAGGCGGCGTAATAATGGATGTTACCAATGTTAAGCAGGCTAAAATCGCTGAGGATGCCGGCGCGGTGGCAGTGATGGCATTGGAAAGAGTGCCCTCGGATATACGTGAACATGGCGGAG
Coding sequences within:
- a CDS encoding VWA domain-containing protein: MGYNKFTVAKILVQSDSVAEQNFELVSEAIEVGNIAIIGKHPDIDKFEVSCVDRASKDEIAIIPVIHIGGAAKDQKGSTSKVDELHVRSSRAGESGSVYDETIIRGQLGGYGSTNIPKTTAESKLRTTILTPSPYYNNEAYDFINENKFINALDTPLSTFSIDVDAASYSNMRRFINKGSFPPKNAVRIEEFINYFTYDYPQPDGKHPFSITTEISECPWDNTHRLAHIGLQGKDVSMNELPSSNLVFLIDVSGSMKRPEKLPLLKSAFKLLVNKLDEGDRVAIVTYAGNAGLQLPSTPGCQKDAILAAIDRLGAGGSTAGAAGIKLAYQIAKDNFMKSGNNRVILATDGDFNVGISSDEGLVKLIEEKRDQGIFLTVLGFGAGNYKGSKMEKLADKGNGNYSYIDNIIEAKKVLVNEMKGTLFTIAKDVKIQIEFNPAKVQAYRLIGYENRILNKEDFADDAKDAGELGSGHTATALYEIIPANPEDFEAQTGELRYQVMRLRGDAFESPELLTVKFRYKKPDGNKSRLIEHHVIDTDIALKRTSDNFRFSAAAAEFGMLLRDSQFKGNASYEQVLELARDSKGADSNGYRREFIELADVCKSLANSYSDR